From Myotis daubentonii chromosome 7, mMyoDau2.1, whole genome shotgun sequence, a single genomic window includes:
- the LOC132237918 gene encoding gamma-crystallin F-like, with protein MGKITFYEDRGFQGRRFECSSDHPNLQPYLSRCNSIRVDSGCWMLYERPDYQGPQYFLRRGDYPDHQQWLGLSDAVRSCRLIPQSSSHRIRLYEREDCRGQMVEITEDCSSLQDRLHFQEVHSCSVLEGCWVLYEMPSYRGRQYLLQPGEYRRSHDWGAASTRVGSLRKATDFY; from the exons ATGGGGAAG ATCACCTTCTACGAGGACCGCGGCTTCCAGGGCCGCCGCTTCGAGTGCAGCAGCGACCACCCCAACCTGCAGCCCTACCTCAGCCGCTGCAACTCCATCCGCGTGGACAGCGGCTGCTGGATGCTCTACGAGCGCCCCGACTACCAGGGCCCCCAGTACTTCCTGCGGCGCGGCGACTACCCCGACCACCAGCAGTGGCTGGGCCTCAGCGACGCGGTCCGCTCCTGCCGCCTCATCCCCCAG AGCAGCTCCCACAGGATCAGACTGTACGAGAGGGAGGACTGCAGAGGCCAGATGGTGGAGATCACGGAGGACTGCTCCTCTCTCCAGGACCGCCTGCACTTCCAGGAGGTCCACTCCTGCAGCGTGCTGGAGGGCTGCTGGGTCCTCTATGAGATGCCCAGCTACCGGGGGCGGCAGTACCTGCTGCAGCCGGGGGAATACAGGCGCTCCCACGACTGGGGGGCCGCCAGCACCCGAGTGGGCTCCCTGAGGAAGGCCACGGATTTCTATTGA
- the C7H2orf80 gene encoding uncharacterized protein C2orf80 homolog isoform X2, with protein MERRLLKKEVKRLLGDYIGIRLREKEFDPKGRRQLTFLDDMAHYDLAINVALQWLDRSEDLTWLEWEKVKKPFRGRPIYPNHREREAMILSSYAGILMNSIPIEEVFKIYGADSSANAGATKVPRAPPSRLSLHPFAMLTAPKAAECARKQSVKLRRGATNKNATSSSRREANATEQKSSKKLPLDTQPKSKVT; from the exons ATGGAAAGAAGGCTCCTAAAGAAGGAGGTGAAAAGGCTCCT GGGCGATTATATTGGCATCAGACTTCGGGAAAAGGAGTTTGACCCAAAAGGAAGAAGGCAACTCACCTTTCTAGATGATATG GCGCACTATGACCTGGCCATCAATGTTGCTTTGCAATGGCTGGATCGCTCGGAAGACTTAACTTGGCTGGAGTGGGAAAAAGT GAAAAAGCCCTTTCGTGGCAGGCCCATATACCCAAaccacagagaaagagaagcaatgATCTTATCATCTTATGCTGGAATCTTAATG AACAGCATCCCAATCGAAGAAGTCTTTAAAATTTACGGGGCGGATTCTTCTGCCAATGCTGGTGCTACCAAG GTTCCCCGAGCTCCACCTTCCCGCCTCTCCTTGCACCCTTTTGCCATGTTAACAGcacccaaagcagcagaatgtgCCCGCAAACAGA GTGTCaagctaagaaggggagcaacgAATAAAAATGCCACCAGCAGCTCTAGGAGGGAAGCAAATGCCACGGAACAGAAATCATCAAAAAAGTTACCTTTGGACACACAGCCAAAGAGCAAA GTCACTTAG
- the C7H2orf80 gene encoding uncharacterized protein C2orf80 homolog isoform X1, protein MERRLLKKEVKRLLGDYIGIRLREKEFDPKGRRQLTFLDDMAHYDLAINVALQWLDRSEDLTWLEWEKVKKPFRGRPIYPNHREREAMILSSYAGILMNSIPIEEVFKIYGADSSANAGATKVPRAPPSRLSLHPFAMLTAPKAAECARKQSKPAYFHPLEKFNTGGGLTTSGQRWHGKNSSLVEFERTRSTDGLTSLYCRNQGSIS, encoded by the exons ATGGAAAGAAGGCTCCTAAAGAAGGAGGTGAAAAGGCTCCT GGGCGATTATATTGGCATCAGACTTCGGGAAAAGGAGTTTGACCCAAAAGGAAGAAGGCAACTCACCTTTCTAGATGATATG GCGCACTATGACCTGGCCATCAATGTTGCTTTGCAATGGCTGGATCGCTCGGAAGACTTAACTTGGCTGGAGTGGGAAAAAGT GAAAAAGCCCTTTCGTGGCAGGCCCATATACCCAAaccacagagaaagagaagcaatgATCTTATCATCTTATGCTGGAATCTTAATG AACAGCATCCCAATCGAAGAAGTCTTTAAAATTTACGGGGCGGATTCTTCTGCCAATGCTGGTGCTACCAAG GTTCCCCGAGCTCCACCTTCCCGCCTCTCCTTGCACCCTTTTGCCATGTTAACAGcacccaaagcagcagaatgtgCCCGCAAACAGAGTAAGCCTGCTTACTTCCATCCGTTAGAGAAGTTTAACACAGGAGGGGGACTCACCACATCAGGTCAGAGGTGGCATGGTAAGAACAGCTCTCTGGTTGAATTCGAAAGAACCAGGAGTACTGACGGCTTGACTTCCCTCTACTGTCGAAACCAGGGAAGTATTTCTTAG